The Verrucomicrobiota bacterium sequence CGCCAGGAGCTGCGGACGGCACCGGAGGGGCGTCCGTTGCTGCTGCTCGCGCCCAAGCAGTCCACCTTCCAGCTCGAACGCCAGTTGTTGTCCGATCCGCATCTGCCAGGCTACGTGCGCCTGCAAATTCTTTCCTTCGAGCGTCTCGCGCACTATGTGGTGCAGGAGTTTAATGAGACACCGCCCCGCTTGTTGTCCGAGGAAGGGCGGCTGATGGTATTGCGCGCCTTGTTAATGCGGGAGGGCGCGCGGCTAAAAATATTTCGCGCAGCGGCGCGGCTGCCGGGTTTTGCCCGGCAACTCAGTCTGCTCTTGCGCGAACTGCAACAGCACCAAATCAGCCCGGCCCGGTTGTTATCCCTGGCGGGTACGCCGCTGGAGCGTCCCCAACTCAATGACAAACTGCACGATCTGGCCACGCTGATGCACGCGTACCGGGAATGGATGGCAGCGCATCAGTTGGACGATGCGGATGAGTTATTGGACCATGCCGCGAAGGCGTTGGAACGATGGTGGCGGGGACAATCTCAAAACACTGTGGAAAGACGTTATGTGTTTGACGGGGTGTGGCTGGATGGTTTTGCCGAGATGACCCCGCAGGAACTGGCGGTGCTCGAACACGTCGTGCGTTGCAGTCGGCGCTCCACCCTCGCCTTTTGCCTGGAAGCCCGTCCGACGGAGGATATTTCCTGGCTATCTACCTGGTCGGTCATCGGCCAGACGTTCAAGCGTTGCCATTCCCGCTTCGCGGCCAATGAGGAATGCCAGGTGAGCATGGTCACTTTACCGCGTCAAGAGGGACGGAGCCGGTTCTCGGGTTGTCCTGAACTGGCGTTCTTGGAGGCGAATTGGGCGGCGGCAAGGCCGCACCCTTTTGGCGGTAACGCGTGCATCCCCCTGGCGTCCGACCCCCCGCAGCCGTCTGCGGCTCAGGCCACCGAATCGGTGGCATCAGGTTCGGGGCCGATCCGCCTTGTGGCGTGCGCGAATCCCGAGGCGGAAGCCGTGATGGCTGCGCGGGAAATCCTCAAGTTCGTGCGCGCGGGCGGGCGTTACCGTGAGGTGGCGGTGACAGTGCGGCATCTGGAGGGGTATGCGCAGCCGTTGCGGCGCGTGTTCACCCGGTATCAAATCCCTCACTTCCTGGATGCGCGTGAATCCGTGGCCCATCATCCCTTGGCTGAGTTGACCCGGGCCGCTCTGCGCATGGCGGCGTATGATTGGAAACAGCCGGATTGGTTTGCGGCGCTCAAATCCGGACTGGTGCATGTGGATGAGTCGGCAATTGATGCGTTGGAGAACGAAGCCCTGGCGCGCGGATGGGAGAGTGAAACGTGGTTTGACGTCTTGCCGGGGTTGGAACAGGAGCCTGGCTTGGCGTCCGTGGAGAAACTGCGCACCCAATTGACGCCGCCATTCATCCGCTTTACGCGGGCCTTGCCCATCGCCTCGGTGACTGGTGAGCAATTGGTGAATGCGGTGCAGGAGTTGTGGGCCGACTTGAAAGTGAGCCAGACACTGGAGACTTGGGCCGAGACGCGCCTGAACCCGCGACAGGATGCGGTGCATGGCACCGTCTGGAGTCAGATGCAGGAATGGCTGCACAACCTGTCGCAGGCGTTCGCCCAGGATGCGCTGCCCTTGCGCGACTGGCTGCCGATTGTGGAAGCCGGTCTGAGCACGCTGACGGTTGGGGTCATTCCGCCCGCGCTGGACCAAGTGATTATTGGGGCCGTGGATCGGTCGCGCAGCCCGGAATTGCAGCTTGCCATGGTGCTGGGCATGAATGAGACCGTGTTTCCCGCACCACCAGCCACGCCCACCCTGTTGAATGAAGAGGAGCGTGAGGCGCTGGCCCGGCAGCAACTGTTTCTGGGCGTCAACACCCGTCAACGCATTGGCCACGAGCGTTATTACGGATACATCGCCTGTACGCGTGCGCGGCGGCAATTGGTGTTGAGCTGGTCGCTGGCGAACGATTCCGGCGCGCAGCTTAATCCATCGGTATTCATTGCGCAAGTGAAGGCGCTGTTTCCGCAGGTGGACGTGGAAAAGTTTGATCCCTCTGATGCCCGTTTTGATCAATGGCAGGTTAGCGAACATCAATGTGAACTCGCCGCCAGACTTTTACGCGAACCGGCGGTGTGGCCGGTGTTTGAACAGTGTCAGCCATTGCGCAATTGGGTGGAAACGTTGTTGCCGTTGCGCGATTATCATCCCGACGAAGCGTTGTCGCCCGCCATGGCCGCCCGCCTGTATGGCCGTGTGTTGCGCACGTCGGTCAGCCGGATCGAGCAATACGGCATGTGCCCGTTCCGCTATTTCGCCCATTCCGGCATGGGGACGGAAGAACGCAAACAGTTCGAGCTGGGCGTGCGGGAGACTGGCACGTTTCAGCACGAGGTGTTGGAACGGTTTCATTTGCGATTGCAGGCCGAAGGGAAGAAATGGCGCGACCTCACGCCCCGGCAGGCGCGCGAGTTGATTGGGGTTATTGCCGGGGAAGTCGCGCAAGATTTCAAAGGCGGGCTGTTTGGCGCCGGGGCGAAGCATCAGTTTGCCCAGGCAGTGTTTACGCAGGCCTTGCAGGATTTCATCGAGGTGGTGGTGGGCTGGATGCAGCAGTACGCCTTTGATCCGATGGCGGTGGAATTGGAGTTTGGGCGGGGTGAGGGGTCTTTGCCAGCCTGGGAACTGGATTTGGATGAGGACCGGAAGCTGGTATTCAACGGCATCATTGACCGGGTGGATGTCTGCCGAACCGGTGATGATGAGGCGTGCGTAGTGGTCATTGATTATAAATCTTCCTCGCGCAAGCCTGATCCCGTGCTGCTCCAACATGGCATCCAGATGCAGTTGCCCGCCTATTTGAGCGTTCTGCGACATTTGCCGGAGGCGGCGGGGCGGCTGGGTGTGGCCAAGCTGATTCCTGCTGGCGTTTTTTACGTCAGTTTGCGCGGTGAATATGGTTCGGCGAAAAGCCGTGCGGATGCGTTGGCGGATGTGGCGTCCGCGCATCGGGAGGCGTACCAACATGCCGGACGCTTTAATTTTGAGATGCTGCCCAAGCTGGACAATCGCGGGGCCGGGCAAGGCGACCAGTTTAACTACCGGCTGAAACAGGACGGCACGCTGTATAAAACCAGCAAGGACCCCATGCTGCCGGGGCAATTCACGGAGTTCCTGGATATGGTGGAAGACAATCTAAAGCGCATGGGACGTGAAATCTTCACCGGCAAAGCCGCCGTCTCTCCGTACAAAAAGGGGGGTAAAACCGCCTGTGAGTACTGCCTGTTCAAGACGGCCTGCCGGTTCGATTCCTGGAACCAGTCGTTTCGCGAACTGCGCGCCAGCGAATAGCCAGGGCAGGGGACTAGCGTCGGCAATTCCTGGTGATGGTTGCCATGGCCCATTGGGCGTGTTCCGCGATCATTGGTTCCCCGCCATGCGCGTGCTGTTCAAGCTGCGGCAGGGCGTCGTGGGTCCCGGTGTTTCCCAGTGCCACGCAAACATTGCGCAATAAACCGCGCCGTTTCGCCCGCTCCATGGGTGTGCCGGCAAAGGTCCGTTTAAACGCCGCATCATCCATGGCCAGCAGGTGTAATAGGTCCGGTTGCGCCAGGTCATGGCGCGCGTGTGTCCGCATCAACCGCCCTTCACTGGCAAAACGATTCCACGGGCAAGCCGCCAGACACTCATCGCACCCGAAAATGCGGTTACCTAATTGGGGACGGAGCGCCTCAGGAATGGCGCCTTTATGCTCGATGGTGAGATAGGAAAGGCAAAGGCGGGCATCCAGTTGGAACGGGGCAAGGATGGCCTGGGTGGGGCAGACGGTCAGGCAACGGATGCAGGAACCGCAACGGTTTTTGGCAGGGGCGTCGGGTGTCAGGGAAGCGGTGGTCAGGATTTCTGCGAGGAAAAACCAGTTACCCAAGGTCGGGCTGATCAGGTTCGTGTGCTTGCCAATGAAGCCGAGTCCGGCGCGTTGGGCCAAGTCCCGTTCCAGGATGGGACCAGTATCCGTGTACCACAGCGAACGCGTGCCCGGTCCGCACGATTCATTCACGCGCTCTGTCACACGCTTCAGCGGTTCCTGCAAGACCTCATGATAATCGTGATGCCGGGCATAGCGGGCGATGGCACCAGTTCCCGAGCCACCCACCGCGTTTGTGGATTCGTAAGCCGCCGCCAGGGTGATCACGCTTT is a genomic window containing:
- a CDS encoding PD-(D/E)XK nuclease family protein → MNVRFLIGPAGSGKTQQCLEEIRQELRTAPEGRPLLLLAPKQSTFQLERQLLSDPHLPGYVRLQILSFERLAHYVVQEFNETPPRLLSEEGRLMVLRALLMREGARLKIFRAAARLPGFARQLSLLLRELQQHQISPARLLSLAGTPLERPQLNDKLHDLATLMHAYREWMAAHQLDDADELLDHAAKALERWWRGQSQNTVERRYVFDGVWLDGFAEMTPQELAVLEHVVRCSRRSTLAFCLEARPTEDISWLSTWSVIGQTFKRCHSRFAANEECQVSMVTLPRQEGRSRFSGCPELAFLEANWAAARPHPFGGNACIPLASDPPQPSAAQATESVASGSGPIRLVACANPEAEAVMAAREILKFVRAGGRYREVAVTVRHLEGYAQPLRRVFTRYQIPHFLDARESVAHHPLAELTRAALRMAAYDWKQPDWFAALKSGLVHVDESAIDALENEALARGWESETWFDVLPGLEQEPGLASVEKLRTQLTPPFIRFTRALPIASVTGEQLVNAVQELWADLKVSQTLETWAETRLNPRQDAVHGTVWSQMQEWLHNLSQAFAQDALPLRDWLPIVEAGLSTLTVGVIPPALDQVIIGAVDRSRSPELQLAMVLGMNETVFPAPPATPTLLNEEEREALARQQLFLGVNTRQRIGHERYYGYIACTRARRQLVLSWSLANDSGAQLNPSVFIAQVKALFPQVDVEKFDPSDARFDQWQVSEHQCELAARLLREPAVWPVFEQCQPLRNWVETLLPLRDYHPDEALSPAMAARLYGRVLRTSVSRIEQYGMCPFRYFAHSGMGTEERKQFELGVRETGTFQHEVLERFHLRLQAEGKKWRDLTPRQARELIGVIAGEVAQDFKGGLFGAGAKHQFAQAVFTQALQDFIEVVVGWMQQYAFDPMAVELEFGRGEGSLPAWELDLDEDRKLVFNGIIDRVDVCRTGDDEACVVVIDYKSSSRKPDPVLLQHGIQMQLPAYLSVLRHLPEAAGRLGVAKLIPAGVFYVSLRGEYGSAKSRADALADVASAHREAYQHAGRFNFEMLPKLDNRGAGQGDQFNYRLKQDGTLYKTSKDPMLPGQFTEFLDMVEDNLKRMGREIFTGKAAVSPYKKGGKTACEYCLFKTACRFDSWNQSFRELRASE
- the queG gene encoding tRNA epoxyqueuosine(34) reductase QueG; this translates as MSAVIRQHSLTLGFDACRITTATPPASHPQFQQWLANGHHGEMAWIARGAEKRGNLELILPGVKSVITLAAAYESTNAVGGSGTGAIARYARHHDYHEVLQEPLKRVTERVNESCGPGTRSLWYTDTGPILERDLAQRAGLGFIGKHTNLISPTLGNWFFLAEILTTASLTPDAPAKNRCGSCIRCLTVCPTQAILAPFQLDARLCLSYLTIEHKGAIPEALRPQLGNRIFGCDECLAACPWNRFASEGRLMRTHARHDLAQPDLLHLLAMDDAAFKRTFAGTPMERAKRRGLLRNVCVALGNTGTHDALPQLEQHAHGGEPMIAEHAQWAMATITRNCRR